Proteins encoded in a region of the Paramagnetospirillum magneticum AMB-1 genome:
- a CDS encoding bacteriohemerythrin, translating to MSIGVADLDAEHRAMLELLNSLEAGLEGGDDDGVADAMRDLVGLMSEHFSREEDLLSGIGCPSFYAHRDGHDAIADRIHLLRRRYLVAVDSGARRDVASALLNFTRISLLDHILTEDHAMGRRMSPAAIQPSLDRSSESEAGATVVPVATQDVEYSLPPHLAHLLNRLHYTQAELPPPHGGYATFEVLCAEAVARRIDEVLVVFHKRNACVSRKLPPPFFLSPEFADRFRRVVERLIMPELLKSRRLRQMTSRCDWKVVDSESFWEYVDNPLAEDLLERWRLAWDEMRLVERVRDDGSRVFQVKETTRILREMLQPPTPEAYDLPRIGNVEIETLKSLFDPTRDLAGALHAGWQRCQDLYEQEMEPRVFQQKAREGALRDYLLLAHQQYAANWGEFLTLSVHRVFGRVTSHFLERFSTSLGRSEQERAGHMPYLMRYLHQLRDHPEIRRQEREEEAQWQAQRQELQNFLKGVTAAA from the coding sequence ATGTCTATCGGTGTTGCCGATTTGGATGCCGAGCACCGGGCCATGCTCGAATTGCTCAACAGCCTGGAGGCCGGATTGGAGGGCGGGGACGATGATGGAGTCGCCGACGCCATGCGTGATCTCGTCGGCTTGATGTCCGAGCATTTCAGCCGCGAGGAGGATCTGCTGTCCGGCATCGGCTGCCCCAGCTTTTACGCCCATCGCGACGGGCATGATGCCATTGCCGACCGTATCCACCTGCTGCGGCGGCGCTATCTGGTGGCCGTCGATTCCGGGGCCCGGCGGGACGTCGCCTCGGCCTTGCTGAACTTCACCCGCATCTCGCTGCTAGACCACATTTTGACAGAGGATCACGCCATGGGTCGTAGAATGTCTCCCGCCGCCATCCAGCCGTCCTTGGACCGGTCATCCGAGTCCGAAGCGGGGGCCACGGTGGTGCCTGTCGCCACTCAGGACGTGGAGTACAGCCTGCCGCCCCACCTGGCCCACCTGCTGAACCGCCTGCATTATACCCAGGCCGAGCTTCCCCCGCCGCACGGCGGCTACGCGACGTTCGAGGTCCTGTGCGCCGAGGCGGTGGCCCGGCGGATCGACGAGGTGCTGGTGGTCTTTCACAAGCGCAATGCCTGTGTCAGCCGCAAGCTGCCGCCGCCCTTCTTCCTGTCGCCCGAATTCGCGGATCGCTTCCGCCGGGTGGTCGAGCGCCTGATCATGCCCGAGCTGCTGAAGAGCCGCCGGTTGCGCCAGATGACGTCACGCTGCGACTGGAAGGTCGTCGACAGCGAGAGCTTCTGGGAATACGTGGATAATCCCCTGGCCGAGGATCTGCTGGAGCGGTGGCGCCTGGCCTGGGACGAGATGCGGCTGGTGGAGCGGGTCCGCGACGACGGCAGCCGCGTCTTCCAGGTCAAGGAGACGACCAGGATTCTGCGCGAGATGCTGCAGCCCCCCACGCCCGAGGCCTATGACCTGCCGCGCATCGGCAATGTAGAGATCGAGACGCTGAAATCCCTGTTCGATCCCACCCGCGACCTGGCCGGCGCGCTGCATGCCGGTTGGCAGCGCTGCCAGGATCTGTACGAGCAGGAGATGGAGCCCCGCGTGTTTCAGCAAAAAGCGCGCGAAGGGGCATTGCGTGACTACCTGCTGCTGGCGCATCAGCAATATGCCGCCAATTGGGGGGAGTTCCTGACCCTGAGCGTCCACCGTGTGTTCGGACGGGTCACCTCCCATTTTCTCGAGCGGTTCAGCACCAGCCTGGGGCGGTCCGAGCAGGAGAGGGCCGGGCACATGCCCTATCTCATGCGCTATCTGCACCAGCTGCGCGACCATCCCGAAATCCGCCGCCAGGAGCGGGAGGAGGAGGCCCAATGGCAGGCCCAGCGCCAGGAGCTTCAAAACTTCCTGAAAGGCGTCACCGCCGCCGCCTGA
- a CDS encoding CBS domain-containing protein, with amino-acid sequence MIVKTILKSKARGGGIISVTPEASIGDAARLLAQHKIGAVLVMNGDRVAGILSERDIVRGLADAVDVCITAKVRDLMTAEVFVCHEDDTVERLMEIMTAKRIRHLPVMDNNGDVAGIVTIGDVVKSRLDETKMEAESLRDYVMAGR; translated from the coding sequence ATGATCGTCAAGACCATCTTGAAATCCAAGGCCCGAGGCGGAGGGATCATCTCCGTCACCCCCGAGGCCAGTATCGGCGACGCCGCCCGTCTGCTGGCCCAACACAAGATCGGCGCCGTTCTGGTCATGAACGGCGACCGGGTGGCGGGAATCCTGTCGGAACGCGATATCGTCCGAGGCCTGGCCGACGCGGTGGACGTCTGCATCACCGCCAAGGTGCGGGACCTGATGACCGCCGAGGTCTTCGTCTGCCACGAGGACGACACCGTCGAACGTCTGATGGAGATCATGACCGCCAAGCGCATCCGTCACTTGCCGGTGATGGACAACAACGGCGACGTGGCCGGCATCGTCACCATCGGCGACGTGGTGAAGTCCCGGCTGGACGAAACCAAGATGGAAGCGGAATCCCTGCGCGATTACGTGATGGCGGGGCGCTGA
- a CDS encoding ankyrin repeat domain-containing protein yields MSKHTVIAAACALLLAAGTGAWFLAGRTPASGGDELAAVPGDGLVTFARIQTEMNRAGAGRPALPADANADKLEAIGGALREFLAGNTVKASNMLDDIDAEIDLRVPTDEQVAADPLLADKEEWLVSYFELLPDAPQGKGVKADTYVFIRYALTLRKVEAILLAETMPSTKGYDLVARKSEPEPSVFDGMNLRFPCRIVTNHRALLEEAAKRMGPLMGGPLTDCPTPKGRESDFNLLERIARDPAGALTSVSNGHGHLPRDLKTPLMTAAAKGRLADVEKAMKAGADPHRADARGRTALHYLLGNQTLPADERAQAIKLLY; encoded by the coding sequence ATGTCAAAGCATACGGTCATCGCCGCCGCCTGCGCCCTGTTGCTGGCGGCGGGGACCGGCGCCTGGTTCCTGGCGGGCCGCACCCCGGCCTCCGGCGGCGACGAGCTGGCGGCGGTGCCGGGCGACGGCCTGGTCACCTTCGCCCGCATCCAGACCGAGATGAACCGCGCCGGGGCCGGGCGCCCCGCCCTGCCCGCCGACGCCAATGCCGACAAGCTGGAAGCCATCGGCGGCGCGCTCAGGGAGTTCCTGGCCGGCAACACGGTCAAGGCCTCCAACATGCTCGACGACATCGATGCCGAGATCGACCTTCGGGTCCCCACCGACGAGCAGGTGGCCGCCGACCCGCTGCTGGCCGACAAGGAGGAATGGCTGGTCAGCTATTTCGAATTGCTGCCCGACGCCCCCCAGGGCAAGGGCGTCAAGGCCGACACCTATGTCTTCATCCGCTATGCCCTGACGCTCCGCAAGGTCGAGGCCATCCTGCTGGCCGAGACCATGCCGTCCACCAAGGGCTATGATCTGGTGGCCCGCAAGTCCGAACCCGAACCCTCGGTGTTTGACGGCATGAACCTGCGCTTTCCCTGCCGGATCGTCACCAACCACCGCGCCCTGCTGGAAGAGGCCGCCAAGCGCATGGGACCTCTCATGGGCGGGCCGCTGACCGATTGCCCCACGCCCAAGGGCCGCGAATCCGACTTCAACCTGCTGGAGCGTATCGCCCGCGATCCGGCCGGCGCCCTGACCTCGGTCAGCAATGGCCACGGCCATTTGCCGCGCGATCTCAAGACACCGCTGATGACCGCCGCCGCCAAGGGCCGTTTGGCCGACGTGGAAAAGGCCATGAAGGCCGGGGCCGACCCCCACCGGGCCGATGCCCGCGGCCGCACGGCGCTCCACTACCTTTTGGGCAATCAGACCCTGCCGGCCGACGAGCGGGCCCAGGCGATCAAGCTCCTATACTGA
- the ettA gene encoding energy-dependent translational throttle protein EttA: MASYQYVYVMKNLTKAYPGGKEIMKGLTLSFLPGAKIGVLGVNGAGKSTLLKIMAGIDKEYGGEAWAAEGVKIGYLAQEPHLDPAKDVMGNVMEAVAETKALLDRFEEVSAKFAEELSDDEMNDLIAEQGELQEKIDHLNAWDLTRTIEIAMDALRCPPGDADVTTLSGGERRRIALCRLLLSHPDMLLLDEPTNHLDAESVAWLERFLEDYSGTVVMITHDRYFLDNVTGWILELERGHGIPYEGNYTSWLEQKGKRLEQEEREETARMRAIRDELEWVRSSPKARQTKSKARISAFEDLVAKSQEKATGPAVISIPPGPRLGGKVIEAENVSKAFGDNLLYENLNFRLPPGGIVGIIGPNGAGKTTLFRMITGQEQPTTGSFTVGETVVLGYVDQSRDSLDPDKTAFEEISDGQEEIDLGKRKINARAYAGLFNFKGADQQKKVGVLSGGERNRVHLAKMLSRPANVILLDEPTNDLDVETLSALEDALAEFPGCAVVISHDRFFLDRIATHILAFEGDSQVVWFEGNYQDYEADRHRRLGTDADQPHRIKYKPLKR; the protein is encoded by the coding sequence ATGGCCTCGTACCAGTACGTCTATGTCATGAAGAACCTGACCAAGGCCTATCCCGGCGGGAAGGAAATCATGAAGGGGCTGACCCTCAGCTTCCTGCCCGGCGCCAAGATCGGCGTGCTGGGCGTCAACGGCGCGGGCAAGTCGACCCTGTTGAAGATCATGGCCGGCATCGACAAGGAATACGGCGGCGAAGCCTGGGCGGCCGAGGGCGTCAAGATCGGCTATCTGGCGCAGGAACCCCATCTGGACCCCGCCAAGGACGTCATGGGCAACGTCATGGAGGCGGTGGCCGAGACCAAGGCCCTGCTGGACCGTTTCGAGGAAGTCTCGGCCAAGTTCGCCGAGGAGCTTTCCGACGACGAGATGAACGACCTGATCGCCGAACAGGGCGAGTTGCAGGAAAAGATCGACCATCTCAATGCCTGGGACCTGACGCGGACCATCGAGATCGCCATGGACGCGCTGCGCTGCCCGCCGGGCGATGCCGACGTCACCACCCTGTCGGGCGGTGAGCGCCGCCGCATCGCCCTGTGCCGCCTGCTGCTGTCGCACCCCGACATGCTGCTGCTGGACGAGCCCACCAACCATCTGGACGCCGAATCGGTGGCCTGGCTGGAGCGCTTCCTGGAGGATTACTCCGGCACGGTGGTGATGATCACCCACGACCGCTACTTCCTGGACAACGTCACCGGCTGGATTCTGGAACTGGAGCGCGGCCACGGCATCCCCTACGAGGGCAACTACACCTCGTGGCTGGAGCAGAAGGGCAAGCGCCTGGAGCAGGAAGAGCGGGAAGAGACCGCCCGCATGCGCGCCATCCGCGACGAGTTGGAATGGGTGCGGTCCAGCCCCAAGGCTCGCCAGACCAAGAGCAAGGCCCGTATCAGCGCCTTCGAGGATCTGGTGGCCAAGTCCCAGGAAAAGGCCACCGGCCCCGCCGTCATCTCCATCCCCCCCGGCCCGCGCCTGGGCGGCAAGGTGATCGAGGCCGAGAACGTCTCCAAGGCGTTCGGCGACAACCTGCTGTACGAGAACCTGAACTTCCGCCTGCCCCCGGGCGGCATCGTCGGCATCATCGGCCCCAACGGCGCCGGCAAGACCACCCTGTTCCGCATGATCACCGGCCAGGAGCAACCCACCACCGGCAGCTTCACCGTGGGCGAGACCGTGGTGCTGGGCTATGTGGACCAGAGCCGCGATTCGCTGGATCCCGACAAGACCGCCTTCGAGGAAATCTCCGACGGCCAGGAGGAAATCGATCTCGGCAAGCGCAAGATCAACGCCCGCGCCTATGCCGGCCTGTTCAACTTCAAGGGCGCCGACCAGCAGAAGAAGGTGGGCGTGCTGTCGGGCGGCGAGCGCAACCGCGTCCATCTGGCCAAGATGCTGAGCCGTCCCGCCAACGTCATCCTCCTGGACGAACCCACCAACGATTTGGACGTGGAGACCCTGTCGGCGCTGGAAGACGCCCTGGCGGAATTCCCCGGCTGCGCCGTGGTCATCAGCCACGATCGCTTCTTCCTGGACCGCATCGCCACCCACATCCTGGCCTTCGAGGGCGATTCCCAGGTGGTGTGGTTCGAGGGCAACTACCAGGATTACGAGGCGGACCGTCACCGCCGCCTGGGGACCGACGCCGACCAGCCGCACCGCATCAAGTACAAGCCGCTGAAGCGTTAG
- the rnr gene encoding ribonuclease R: MKKPKIVPIPSKQEILDFIRSQPGRVGKRELARAFNLRGSDKIDLKAILKELEREGVVERGQKRRFASPGTLPDVGVVEIIGTDSDGELLARPLNYEGEGRPPRIFMAPFRAGEAAVGVGDRVLAKLKRVRGEDVYEARAIRIIGEARARVLGVFEPNPDGSGRLRPTSRKEKAEYMVPRGETGDAKAGELVLADIMPGRLYGMRTASVKERMGLLGAPRSVSLVAIHTNDVPFEFPEAALQQAAAEGPAPMNERTDLRSIPLVTIDGEDARDFDDAVFAEPDPDPKNPGGWHCMVAIADVSWYVRPGDSLDKEAFKRGNSVYFPDRVVPMLPEELSNGWCSLKPDEDRPCMAVHFWLDALGNKLHHRFVRGMMRSVARLTYTQVQAAKDGTPDDRTGPLLAPVIEPLYGAWAALFRERKERGVLELDIPERKVTITPEGKVEAITERERFDSHRLIEDFMIMANVCAAETLEKVHKPCMYRIHDLPSQEKLDGLREFLSSMDLKLAKGQVLRPAHFNRILEAVEGTANSHLVSEVILRSQAQAQYSPENIGHFGLGLARYAHFTSPIRRYADLLVHRALISGLHLGEGGLPADAVAEFAEWGEHISVTERRAATAEREAVDRYVTAFLADKVGATFAGKVSGVTRFGLFVTLDQTGADGLVPISTLPEDFYVHDEVHHCLVGKRTRKTFQLGQKLDVELAEANTLTGSMVFRLGGAGERGLRPPRPPQSGRPKRSFRSRTR, from the coding sequence ATGAAAAAGCCCAAGATCGTCCCGATTCCGTCCAAGCAGGAAATTCTCGACTTCATCCGATCCCAGCCGGGAAGGGTGGGCAAGCGCGAACTGGCGCGGGCCTTCAACCTGCGGGGCTCGGACAAGATCGACCTCAAGGCCATCTTGAAGGAGCTGGAGCGGGAAGGCGTGGTGGAGCGCGGCCAGAAGCGGCGCTTCGCCAGTCCCGGCACCCTGCCCGACGTGGGCGTGGTGGAGATCATCGGCACCGACAGCGACGGCGAATTGCTGGCGCGTCCCTTGAACTACGAGGGCGAGGGCCGCCCGCCGCGCATCTTCATGGCGCCGTTCCGGGCGGGCGAGGCGGCGGTGGGCGTGGGCGACCGGGTGCTGGCCAAGCTGAAGCGAGTGCGCGGCGAGGACGTCTACGAGGCCCGCGCCATCCGCATCATCGGCGAGGCCCGTGCCCGGGTGCTGGGCGTGTTCGAGCCCAATCCCGACGGCTCGGGCCGGCTGCGCCCCACCTCGCGCAAGGAAAAGGCCGAGTATATGGTGCCCCGGGGCGAGACCGGTGACGCCAAGGCCGGCGAACTGGTGCTGGCCGACATCATGCCGGGACGGCTTTACGGCATGCGCACCGCCTCGGTGAAGGAGCGCATGGGCCTGCTGGGCGCGCCGCGCTCGGTCAGCCTGGTGGCCATACACACCAACGACGTTCCCTTTGAATTCCCAGAGGCCGCGCTGCAGCAGGCCGCAGCCGAGGGACCGGCCCCCATGAACGAGCGCACCGATCTGCGCTCCATTCCCCTGGTGACCATCGACGGCGAGGACGCCCGCGATTTCGACGATGCGGTGTTCGCCGAGCCCGATCCCGACCCCAAGAATCCCGGCGGCTGGCACTGCATGGTCGCCATCGCCGACGTCTCCTGGTACGTGCGGCCCGGTGATTCCCTGGACAAGGAAGCCTTCAAGCGCGGCAATTCGGTCTATTTCCCCGACCGGGTGGTGCCCATGCTGCCCGAGGAACTGTCCAACGGCTGGTGTTCCTTGAAGCCCGACGAGGACCGCCCGTGCATGGCGGTGCATTTCTGGCTGGACGCTCTCGGCAACAAGCTGCACCATCGTTTCGTGCGCGGAATGATGCGCTCGGTGGCGCGGCTGACCTATACCCAGGTGCAGGCGGCCAAGGACGGCACTCCCGACGACAGGACCGGTCCGCTGCTGGCCCCGGTGATCGAGCCGCTGTACGGCGCCTGGGCGGCGTTGTTCCGCGAGCGCAAGGAACGCGGCGTCCTGGAACTGGACATCCCCGAGCGCAAGGTGACCATCACCCCCGAGGGCAAGGTGGAGGCCATTACCGAGCGCGAGCGCTTCGACAGCCACCGGCTGATCGAGGACTTCATGATCATGGCCAATGTCTGCGCCGCCGAGACCCTGGAGAAGGTTCACAAGCCCTGCATGTACCGCATCCATGACCTGCCCAGTCAGGAGAAGCTGGACGGATTGCGGGAATTCCTCTCCTCCATGGATCTGAAGCTGGCCAAGGGTCAGGTGCTGCGCCCCGCCCATTTCAACCGCATCCTGGAAGCGGTGGAGGGCACCGCCAATTCCCATCTGGTCAGCGAGGTGATCCTGCGCTCCCAGGCCCAGGCCCAGTACAGCCCGGAGAATATCGGCCATTTCGGCCTGGGGCTGGCGCGCTATGCCCACTTCACCTCGCCCATCCGCCGCTATGCCGACCTGCTGGTTCATCGTGCCCTGATCTCGGGGCTGCATCTGGGCGAGGGGGGGCTGCCTGCGGATGCAGTCGCAGAGTTCGCCGAATGGGGCGAGCACATTTCGGTGACGGAACGGCGCGCCGCCACCGCCGAGCGCGAGGCGGTGGACCGCTACGTCACCGCCTTCCTGGCGGACAAGGTGGGCGCCACCTTTGCCGGCAAGGTGTCGGGCGTCACCCGGTTCGGACTGTTCGTCACCCTGGACCAGACGGGGGCCGACGGGCTGGTGCCCATCTCGACGCTCCCTGAGGATTTCTACGTCCACGACGAGGTCCACCATTGCCTGGTGGGCAAGCGCACCCGCAAGACGTTCCAACTGGGCCAGAAGCTGGACGTGGAACTGGCCGAGGCCAATACGCTGACCGGCTCCATGGTGTTCCGCCTGGGCGGAGCCGGGGAGAGAGGCCTCCGCCCGCCGCGTCCGCCGCAATCGGGCCGGCCCAAGCGCTCGTTCCGGAGCCGGACGCGGTGA
- a CDS encoding CatB-related O-acetyltransferase, whose translation MTAPPREDIDDQGYFLEALARGIRIHHTSTLPHFQAEAPVEIRSGVLAEHALFLGAYSYISEDTRLWTPTTIGRYCSIAPNCDIGGVEHPTDWVTTHPFAWGRLPLDHWPAMRQARKSPHECLAPVAIGHDVWIGAGAFVRNGLSVGTGAIIGARAVVTRDVPPYAIVAGNPGRIIRHRFSPEIIRRLLASQWWRLDVTALDHFPLTDVERFLARIEGRMADGLAVR comes from the coding sequence GTGACCGCGCCGCCCCGCGAGGACATCGACGACCAGGGATACTTCCTGGAGGCGCTGGCGCGGGGCATTCGGATCCATCACACATCGACGCTGCCCCACTTTCAGGCGGAGGCTCCGGTGGAAATCCGCTCCGGTGTCCTGGCCGAACACGCGCTGTTCCTCGGGGCCTACAGCTATATCTCCGAGGACACCCGCCTGTGGACCCCCACGACCATCGGCCGCTATTGCTCCATCGCTCCCAATTGCGACATCGGCGGCGTCGAGCATCCGACCGACTGGGTGACGACGCATCCCTTCGCCTGGGGGCGGCTGCCCCTGGACCACTGGCCGGCCATGAGGCAGGCCCGGAAATCGCCCCACGAGTGCCTGGCCCCCGTCGCCATCGGCCATGACGTCTGGATCGGCGCCGGGGCCTTTGTCCGCAATGGGCTGAGCGTCGGCACGGGAGCGATCATCGGCGCTCGCGCGGTGGTGACCCGGGATGTGCCTCCCTATGCCATCGTCGCCGGAAATCCCGGGCGGATCATCCGGCACCGCTTTTCCCCCGAGATCATCCGCCGCCTGCTGGCCAGCCAGTGGTGGCGGCTCGACGTCACGGCGCTCGACCATTTTCCCCTGACCGACGTGGAGCGCTTCCTGGCCCGGATCGAGGGCCGGATGGCGGACGGGCTTGCCGTGCGATGA
- a CDS encoding S41 family peptidase → MSRFTPLGAGFALAVSLLSPPAAAGWVAGEAERTIAFGFDAIVERHLQPVTAQTIALDGLRGLAEIDPQLAVTLDQGRLRLSTTEKVVVDFPAASPDDTVGWARITVNAALEASQMSERLRDADAERLYQAVFEGALGKADLFSRYAGAREAREHRSNRSGFGGIGIKFDLIDSEVRIVEVVDDGPAAKLGLRAGDIITAIDGDPVRGLDRADISNKLRGAVATELVLALRRGSQMLQFTLRRSLIVPQTVSSSVAGGIAHFKITSFNQRTAYSLENQLKDIRDRLGGGLQGVVLDLRGNPGGLLDKAVAVVDLFVAEGTIISTRGRHPASANSFEAKPGDIGEDLPLAVLVDGRSASAAEIVASALQDAGRAVVIGTNSYGKGTVQTVVRLPNDGEITLTWSRFHAPSGYALHGLGVLPVLCTGAATQTAAQMVEAIGRGTLPGKPAETLAVWRGTGIDDTELRHRLRDTCPPARLGDNRLEMDLADRLLSNRAAYARALAASAPTRGLEALQTRPSPETGSH, encoded by the coding sequence ATGAGCCGATTCACGCCCCTGGGAGCCGGGTTCGCCCTGGCCGTGTCCCTGCTGTCCCCCCCCGCCGCCGCCGGCTGGGTGGCGGGCGAGGCCGAGCGCACCATCGCCTTCGGCTTCGACGCCATCGTCGAGCGCCATCTCCAGCCGGTCACCGCCCAGACTATCGCCCTGGACGGGCTGCGCGGTCTGGCCGAGATCGATCCGCAACTGGCCGTCACCCTGGACCAGGGGCGGCTGCGCTTGTCCACCACCGAGAAGGTGGTGGTCGATTTTCCCGCCGCGTCCCCCGACGACACGGTGGGCTGGGCGCGCATCACCGTCAATGCGGCCCTGGAGGCCTCGCAGATGTCGGAGCGGCTGCGCGACGCCGATGCCGAGCGGCTGTATCAGGCGGTGTTCGAAGGCGCCTTGGGCAAGGCCGACCTGTTCTCCCGCTATGCCGGGGCGCGGGAAGCGCGCGAGCACCGGTCCAACCGCTCGGGCTTTGGCGGCATCGGCATCAAGTTCGACCTGATCGACAGCGAGGTCCGCATCGTCGAGGTGGTCGACGATGGCCCCGCCGCCAAGCTGGGTCTGCGCGCCGGCGACATCATCACCGCCATCGACGGCGATCCGGTCCGGGGGCTGGACCGCGCCGACATTTCCAACAAGCTGCGCGGCGCCGTCGCCACCGAACTGGTGCTGGCGCTGCGGCGCGGCAGCCAGATGCTGCAATTCACGCTCCGCCGTTCGCTGATCGTCCCTCAGACGGTGAGTTCCTCGGTGGCGGGCGGCATCGCCCATTTCAAGATCACCAGCTTCAACCAGCGCACCGCCTACAGCCTGGAAAACCAGCTGAAGGACATCCGGGACCGCCTGGGCGGCGGCCTTCAGGGCGTGGTGCTGGACCTGCGCGGCAATCCCGGCGGCCTGCTGGACAAGGCGGTGGCGGTGGTCGACCTGTTCGTGGCCGAGGGCACCATCATCTCGACCCGGGGGCGTCATCCCGCCTCGGCCAATTCCTTCGAGGCCAAGCCCGGCGACATCGGCGAGGACCTGCCCCTGGCGGTGCTGGTGGACGGGCGGTCGGCCTCGGCCGCCGAGATCGTCGCCTCCGCCTTGCAGGACGCGGGGCGGGCCGTGGTCATCGGCACCAATTCCTATGGCAAGGGCACCGTCCAGACGGTTGTGCGCCTGCCCAATGACGGCGAGATCACCCTGACCTGGTCGCGCTTTCATGCGCCGTCGGGCTATGCCCTGCATGGCCTGGGCGTGCTGCCCGTGCTGTGCACTGGCGCCGCCACCCAGACCGCCGCCCAGATGGTCGAGGCCATCGGGCGCGGCACGCTGCCGGGCAAGCCGGCCGAGACCCTGGCGGTGTGGCGCGGCACCGGCATCGACGATACCGAGCTGCGCCACCGTCTGCGCGATACCTGCCCGCCGGCCCGGCTGGGCGACAACAGGCTGGAGATGGATCTGGCCGACCGGTTGCTCTCCAACCGCGCCGCCTATGCCCGCGCCCTGGCGGCTTCGGCCCCCACCAGGGGGTTGGAGGCGCTGCAGACCCGGCCCTCGCCGGAAACCGGATCGCACTGA
- a CDS encoding FAS1-like dehydratase domain-containing protein — protein MVPADWIGRTETVHDMASHAPLLGLAATLDHADPPWVAGEVPPLGHWLYFLPRALERDIAADGHPHKGGFLPPVELPRRMWAGGEFSFMAPIPVGAAITRRSTIADVTEKTGRSGPMVFVRVEHEISTQSGPAMTEVHHIVYREAPRPGESLPPGEPEPAQAAWRRSMHPDIVLLFRYSALTFNGHRIHYDREYCRDVEGYPGLIVHGPLIATLLMDLFLRHNPGARVTGFTFRARRPLFDIHPFEVAGRPTPGGAELWAVDHQGNLAMGADVEAV, from the coding sequence ATGGTGCCGGCCGACTGGATCGGGCGGACGGAGACGGTGCACGACATGGCGTCCCATGCGCCGCTCCTCGGTCTGGCCGCCACTCTGGATCACGCCGATCCGCCGTGGGTGGCGGGCGAGGTGCCGCCCCTGGGGCACTGGCTCTATTTCCTGCCCCGTGCCCTGGAGCGCGACATCGCCGCCGACGGGCATCCCCACAAGGGCGGCTTTCTGCCGCCGGTGGAACTGCCCCGGCGCATGTGGGCGGGGGGCGAGTTCTCGTTCATGGCCCCCATCCCGGTGGGCGCCGCCATCACCCGGCGCTCGACCATCGCCGACGTGACGGAAAAGACCGGCCGCTCCGGCCCCATGGTGTTCGTCCGGGTCGAGCATGAGATCTCCACCCAGTCCGGGCCGGCGATGACCGAGGTCCACCACATTGTTTACCGCGAGGCGCCCAGGCCGGGCGAATCCTTGCCGCCGGGCGAGCCGGAACCGGCCCAGGCCGCGTGGCGGCGGAGCATGCATCCCGACATCGTGCTGCTGTTCCGCTACTCGGCGCTGACCTTCAACGGCCACCGCATTCATTACGACCGCGAGTATTGCCGCGACGTGGAGGGCTATCCCGGCCTGATCGTCCACGGGCCGCTGATCGCCACCCTGCTGATGGACCTGTTTCTGCGCCACAATCCGGGGGCACGGGTCACCGGCTTTACGTTCCGGGCCAGACGGCCGCTGTTCGACATCCATCCCTTCGAGGTCGCCGGACGCCCGACGCCGGGCGGCGCCGAGCTTTGGGCGGTGGATCACCAGGGCAATCTGGCCATGGGCGCGGACGTGGAGGCCGTTTAA
- a CDS encoding SDR family NAD(P)-dependent oxidoreductase codes for MTSSLSGKVAVVTGASSGIGHAIAQRFLAEGAKVAVFARNAAALADLAKGREDSVLAVTGDVTCAADLERLVAETVKRFGGVDMVIPNAGIAKVVPFEQSDAAAIDHQFAVNFTGAVQTVRGFLPHIRQGGSVLFVTTFLTQVGFPGLAIYSASKAALKSFSQTLAAELAPKGIRVNSVAPGPIGTPIWGSIGLPADVLQAVATQVTARLMPGAFGEPGDIAATAAFLCSDQAKNIWGQEIVVDGGYTIG; via the coding sequence ATGACCAGTTCCCTCAGCGGCAAAGTCGCCGTCGTCACCGGTGCCAGCAGCGGCATCGGCCATGCCATCGCCCAGCGCTTCCTGGCCGAAGGCGCCAAGGTCGCCGTCTTCGCCCGCAATGCCGCCGCCCTGGCCGACCTCGCCAAGGGCCGCGAGGATTCGGTGCTGGCGGTGACCGGCGACGTCACCTGCGCCGCCGACCTGGAACGGCTGGTGGCCGAAACGGTGAAGCGGTTTGGCGGCGTCGACATGGTCATCCCCAACGCGGGCATCGCCAAGGTGGTGCCGTTCGAGCAGAGCGACGCGGCGGCCATCGACCACCAGTTCGCCGTCAATTTCACCGGCGCGGTGCAGACGGTGCGCGGCTTCCTGCCCCATATCCGCCAGGGCGGATCGGTGCTGTTCGTCACCACCTTCCTGACCCAGGTCGGCTTTCCCGGCCTGGCCATCTACAGCGCCAGCAAGGCGGCGCTGAAGTCGTTCTCGCAGACCCTGGCCGCCGAACTGGCCCCCAAGGGCATCCGGGTGAACTCGGTCGCCCCCGGCCCCATCGGCACCCCCATCTGGGGCAGCATCGGCCTGCCGGCCGACGTGTTGCAGGCGGTGGCCACCCAGGTGACGGCGCGCCTGATGCCCGGCGCCTTCGGCGAGCCCGGCGACATCGCCGCCACCGCCGCCTTCCTGTGCTCGGATCAGGCCAAGAATATCTGGGGCCAGGAGATCGTGGTCGACGGCGGCTACACCATCGGCTGA